The Rhizobium sp. Pop5 genome segment CTGGTGAGGCCATCCGACGACTCCCGAACCGGGCGCGTCGAGCGCTCTCTCTGACCCGTGAGTGCGCGATGAACATCTGGCCCTCCAGGATTTAATTGTCCGGCCGCGTCCCGCAAATGGCGCGACGGATTCGATGCTCTCCGAACTATTCGGCTTCATCTGGCTGATGGGAAGGCGTCATCAGGCGTTGGTCGCAGGGCTGTCCCTGGCTCTTTTCGTTATCGGCGCGGCGCCTCTCGAACTCCAGCGCCGGATCGTCAATGAGGCGACCGAGCAAGCGTCATACCGGTCTCTTCTCTTTCTCGTCTCCCTCTATCTCGCGGTCGCAGTGTTGAAGGGCGCGATAAATTCACCTCCAACCTCTAAAGAAGCTGGGTGGGCGAAAAAAGCACGCTTTGGCTCGGGGCGCGCGTTCTGCATCGGGCCGAGACGCCGCCATCGGAATCCACGCTCGAGGGGGTTGAGCTGTCGATCGTCTTTGCGGAAGCGGAACCGGTGGGCAGTTTCGTTGGGACCAGCATCTCCGAGCCGCTACTCCAGATCGGCATCCTTGTCACCGTGGGCGGTTATCTGATCTATCTCCAGCCGCTGATGAGGATGGCCGTCGCAGCCACCTTCGCCCCGCAGATTGCGTTCGTCCCGATGTTAGGCTGCTCACCTGGCTTTTGGAGATGCCGCTCATACCCATGGCCTTGACCAAGTCGTCGACAGAACGAGTCGAGATTCCCTGGATATGCGCTTCCTGGATAACGGCCGTCAGAGCTTTCTCTGCCATGCGGCGCGGTTCAAGGAAGCTCGGAAAGTAGCTGCCTTTGCGCAGCTTCGGAATGCGAAGCTCGACGGTGCCAGCCCGCGTCTCCCGATGTCACGGTAGCCATTGCGTTGTGCGAGCCGCATCGAGTTCTTCACACCGAAGTCTGCACCCGTAGCCGAGCCTACTTCCAGCTCCATCAGCCGATCGGCAGCAAGACCGATCATCTCACGCAACAAATCTGCATCGGCACTCTTCTCAACAAGGGAGCGCACGTTCATCATGTCATTGGTCATCGGTGATCTTTCCGTCAGGTTGGTCTTGAACAACCCGACCCTAGCGGAAAAACACTGATGGCCGCCCGCAAAGCCGGTCACCCGCTACAGCGCAACGAGAAGCGCGCGGGCGCTCGGCTTTACTCCCTACCGTCACCTACGCCACGTACTGGGACACGATCCGATAGAACGGCCACCTTTTCCCGCGTGCAAGTGGCCATATGGGGGTGGCGTAATAACCAGGCATACGCGAGGTCGGTATGGCAGGTTTGATCTCTCCTTCCAGGTCGCTCGCGTTATAGATCGCGACGACGCCGGGCACCGAGAACGCATCGCCGACATCGATGTTCAGGATTCGGGCATGTGGCTGGTCGGAGCGTCGCAATGCGATATGCAACATACCGCGGCGCCATGTCATCGACATACTGACCAACACCCGTCAGCAGACGTGGATCTTCGGTGCGCTTGTCCCGCTTGCCGACAAGTTTGGGCCGCAGCTCGACGGAATGGTCCTGCTGGCTCATTCGTAGAACTCCACACCCTTTCGCAACTCTTGCCATTGCGCGTCGTCGTGGCCGAAAATGATAGAAGCTCCCCGCTCCCGAAGAGCTTTCAGGCGAGCGAGTGCCTCTGCGGCGAGTTCGATGTTCCAAGTATTTCTCGGAGCGATACCGGTGTCGACGCTCGCCTGGAGCGGGGCAGCATCTGAAGCGAGTATAAATGAACCATCTTTTTCCAGCTCGACACGGGCGACGGTCATTCCGGGGGTATGACCCGGCATGGGCAGCAAGACGATGCGCCCGTCGCCAAAGACGTCATGCTCGGCATTGAAGGTCTGGAAACCCTGGGGCTGGTCCCATTCTCCTCGAAGATAGCCTTGATTTTCTGCACCGCTTGCCGTGGCGGCCTGCGCCTCCGCTTCGTGGCAGAGGATCGTTGCGCGCCGAAAGTACGCGTTGCAGCCGCAATGATCGGGATGCAGATGTGAACAGATCACAACATCTATGTCCTCGGGATCGAGAGCAAGAGTCTTCAACTGATGAACGACCGTCCGCTCTGGCGAAAAGATCGGGGTCATAACCTTGCTTAACCCACCCCATCGCGCGCCTGGATCGATGGCGGCCTCTGGATTGCATCCGCTATCGAACAGCGCGTTGCCTTGGGGATGGCGCATCAGGGTGGCGTGAACCGGCAATTCAATCGCTTCTTCCTTCAGCGCCCCAGGGACGTAGATGGACCGGCGCATACGAAGGCGGCCGGCCTCGAGAAAATGCATCTTCATCTTAAGGTCCTCTCTTGCTAGCCAGTTCGCGGACGGCGTTGACGATGTTTTCATAGCCCGTACAACGACAGATGTTTCCTGAGAGCGCTTCCCTGATCTTATCATCGGTTTCCAGCGGATGGTGGCGAAGAAGGTCGATGATCGCCAACGATGAAACTGGGCCTACAAATTCGCATTGCAGGCCATGATGCTGGCGGAACGCTTCTTGGATTCGTCCGAGTATCGACGCTTCCCTGGCCATGGTTTCGATTTCGCTCCCGTCTGCCTGCACTGCAAGCATCAGACAGGAGCGTGCGCTCCTTCCATCGAGAATGACGGTGCAGGCACCGCAAACGCCATGTTCGCACCCGACATGGGTTCCGGTCAGGCAAAGGATCCTGGCGCAGGAAGTGGCTCAGCAGCGTTCGTGCTTCGATCGTGCGCGTCATATACGCTTCGTTGACGCTGACGGTGATCGTCTTCTCACTCATCTTGCTTGAAGCCTTTCGTGGTTCGCGCGGCTCCAGGCGGCGCGAAGGGCCCGTTTGGCAAGGACGCCTGAGAGATGCCTGCGGTAATCTGCAGAGGCATGGATATCCGTGTTGGGCGTGAGGATTCCAGCCAGGCGATCCGCCACCGTATCGAGAGCCGGCTCGGAAACATCCGTCCTCGATGATCTCTTCAAGCCGCAGCGGGGTTTCACCAACGCCCATCATGCCAACGCGAACGTCAGACGCCCTGCCATCTACACAATGCAGCGTCGTCGCAAAGCAAGCGAGTGCGAAGTCCCCGTGGCGTTTTGCAAACTCCTCAAATCCCCATCCGGCATCCGGTCTCATCGCGTCGAGCTCGACGCGAATTACAAACTCGTCCGGTTCCAACGAGTTGACCAGCGATCCGACAAAAAATCGGCTGCAGGTATTTCGCGTCTGCCGCGCTGAGAGGAGGCGATGACCGTCCCACCGAGGAACCGTGTCATCATCGGCATCTCGGTCGCTGGATCCGCATGCGCGACGCTGCCGCCGAAGGTGCCGCGGTTGCGCACGGTCATATGGGTGACGTGATGCATCGCCTCATGCACGATCGGCAAGTGTTGGCGGATGATCGGGTCTGTCGCGGTCATGTGATGGCGTACCGTCGGCGCCGATTCTCACCCGATCTCCGTGCAGTTCGATCCGATCTCCATGAACCGACGTTACTACGCGCGGCGCCCAAAATCCCGCGGCCCTGCTCGGATGGATACGATCTCTCTGAGCAGTTCGAGGTTCTCGCCGGTCATGGTGGCCACGTCTTCGATCGTGCAGATATGCATCGAACGAGCCATCAGGCGGCCTTTTGCGCAGTGGAGACCGTCGGAAGCATATTCCACGGCAACAGGTCTTCAAGCCTATCTACCGGTTAATCTTTGATCTGGGTTAGGACGTCCGTGAGGTAGCTCTCGGGGTTGCGGCCATGCAGTTTGTCCGTTCCAATGATGGTCAAATATTAGCGTTGCGCTATCCCGTTCGTAATTTGCATCGTGTAAGTCTTCACTCCTGATGCTCGTTCTCGGGCCGCGCCACGCAACGCGCGGCCCGTCTTTCGGTTTTCTCAACCCGGGAAATTGCTACTCGGATTGATTGATTATTACGAGTTTATATGCAACCTTCGGTACGATCGCCGACGGTCGGCGCACATCAGGAGGAAAAACCATGATCCGTACTAATGCAGTTGCAGCACTTGTGTTTGCTGTAGCAACCTCAGCTCTTGCTTTCGATGCAAGCAACTTCAAGGATTTTTCAAGCATCGCATCGGCTTCCAGCAGTTGGCAGAACCAGTCCGGCTCGACGATGATCATTCAAGTCGACTCGTTCGGAAATGTCTCCGGCCAATATGTAAACAGAGCCCAGGGCACCGGATGCCAGAACTCGCCCTATCCGCTAACAGGAAGGGTAAACGGGACGTTCATCGCATTTTCGGTCGGCTGGAACAATTCGACGGAGAACTGCAATTCCGCAACCGGATGGACCGGCTACGCACAGGTCAACGGCAACAACACTGAGATAGTCACGAGCTGGAACCTCGCTTACGAAGGCGGCTCCGGTCCGGCCATTGAGCAAGGACAAGACACTTTCCAGTACGTGCCGACGACTGAGAACAAAAGCCTCTTGAAGGATTAATCTCCTCTGCCCTGCCGGCGCTGGCCCGTCAGAGATTGTGGAGCAAGAATTCATCGAATATGGCCAAAGGCTTAGACGAAGCTGCTTTCCCTGCCGAATAAAAGCGCCGCGTGCTCGTCCGCGCGGCGCAAATCCTTATTTGATGAGTTCAATGCGGCCAAAACTTTCCGGACAAAAGTAAGCATCCGAGGATGCGCCGCCTTGGGGCAAACGCGGCGATCTGATCAAGGTCGTTTGGCACGATGGCCAGGGGGCCTGCCTGTTCACGAAAAAATTGGAGCGAGGAAGGTTTATCTAGCGTGACGGCCAGGGCGCTTGTCTGTTCACGAAGAAGCTGGAGCGCGGCCGCTTCATCTGGCCGTCAGCCGCTGACGGCACGGTGGTGATCACACCGGCGCAGCTCGGTTATCTGCTCGAAGGTCTACAGAAATATCCCTGCTTGT includes the following:
- a CDS encoding (2Fe-2S)-binding protein; the protein is MLAVQADGSEIETMAREASILGRIQEAFRQHHGLQCEFVGPVSSLAIIDLLRHHPLETDDKIREALSGNICRCTGYENIVNAVRELASKRGP
- a CDS encoding FAD binding domain-containing protein, coding for MTATDPIIRQHLPIVHEAMHHVTHMTVRNRGTFGGSVAHADPATEMPMMTRFLGGTVIASSQRGRREIPAADFLSDRWSTRWNRTSL
- a CDS encoding avidin/streptavidin family protein — protein: MIRTNAVAALVFAVATSALAFDASNFKDFSSIASASSSWQNQSGSTMIIQVDSFGNVSGQYVNRAQGTGCQNSPYPLTGRVNGTFIAFSVGWNNSTENCNSATGWTGYAQVNGNNTEIVTSWNLAYEGGSGPAIEQGQDTFQYVPTTENKSLLKD
- a CDS encoding N-acyl homoserine lactonase family protein, whose translation is MKMHFLEAGRLRMRRSIYVPGALKEEAIELPVHATLMRHPQGNALFDSGCNPEAAIDPGARWGGLSKVMTPIFSPERTVVHQLKTLALDPEDIDVVICSHLHPDHCGCNAYFRRATILCHEAEAQAATASGAENQGYLRGEWDQPQGFQTFNAEHDVFGDGRIVLLPMPGHTPGMTVARVELEKDGSFILASDAAPLQASVDTGIAPRNTWNIELAAEALARLKALRERGASIIFGHDDAQWQELRKGVEFYE
- a CDS encoding transposase domain-containing protein produces the protein MTIIGTDKLHGRNPESYLTDVLTQIKD